In Manis javanica isolate MJ-LG chromosome 18, MJ_LKY, whole genome shotgun sequence, the following proteins share a genomic window:
- the LOC140847304 gene encoding uncharacterized protein, with the protein MAGTAAWATQGEKVARPGPKQALAQGWLPLARLPRPQGPAPIGASTRIRTRVGRRPWGPHPRPGRDPAGPGLLQGASTGPAPRPPAVPGGGAAVRPGTSLRPAPASLRLERKGPRRRSATRPPTSRTRRKPRSVRCFPVCGKAKERVTNYHPTGKSGNPSICATCGSHTPRPASPVNQDTRLRVPRGRARLLTVPAARVGAQRGEVRAQAEIPISKQPELGEEIPRQQPRPPFASPSAALGDTETLRTRLVKTAQQL; encoded by the exons ATGGCAGG GACTGCTGCCTGGGCGACACAGGGCGAAAAGGTCGCGCGGCCCGGCCCCAAGCAAGCGCTGGCCCAAGGGTGGCTGCCATTAGCTCGCTTGCCGCGGCCCCAGGGCCCGGCGCCGATAGGTGCCAGCACGCGGATTCGAACCCGGGTGGGCCGCCGTCCCTGGGGCCCCCACCCACGCCCGGGCCGGGACCCCGCGGGCCCAGGGCTCCTGCAGGGGGCGTCGACCGGCCCCGCGCCCCGGCCGCCCGCGGTGCCCGGCGGCGGCGCCGCGGTGCGCCCTGGGACCAGCCTCCGCCCAGCTCCGGCCTCGCTCCGACTGGAGAGGAAGGGGCCGCGCCGCCGCTCGGCGACCCGGCCTCCCACCAGCCGAACCCGCCGGAAACCTCGGTCTGTCCGGTGCTTCCCGGTCTGCGG GAAGGCAAAGGAACGTGTCACCAATTACCACCCCACGGGGAAGTCTGGGAACCCCTCGATCTGCGCAACATGCGGCTCCCACACACCACGCCCAGCGAGTCCTGTGAATCAAGATACTCGCCTACGTGTCCCCCGCGGGCGCGCACGTCTCTTGACTGTACCAGCCGCGCGCGTTGGAGCCCAGCGGGGAGAGGTGCGCGCCCAGGCGGAGATCCCGATTTCAAAGCAACCG GAGCTGGGAGAGGAGATACCAAGGCAACAGCCCCGTCCGCCGTTCGCCAGCCCCTCTGCCGCCCTTGGGGACACAGAGACGCTCCGGACGAGGCTTGTGAAGACAGCACAGCAGCTCTGA
- the POLG gene encoding DNA polymerase subunit gamma-1 isoform X2, whose protein sequence is MSRLLWKKVAGAAVGPGPVPAPGRWVSSSGPGPGPSDGLPQPPQLQVPSSEGGQLRHNPLHIQMLSRGLHEQIFGHTGEEPGEAAVRRSIEHLQKHGLWGQLATPLPDVELRLPPLYGGSLDQHFSLLAQKQSLPYLEAANSLLQAQLPPRPPSWAWAEGWTRYGPEGEAAPVAIPEERALVFDVEVCLAEGTCPTLAVAISPSAWYSWCSRRLVEERYSWTSQLSPADLIPLEVPASAGDPTQRDWQEQLVVGHNVCFDRAHIREQYLIQGSRMRFLDTLSMHMAISGLSSFQRSLWVAAKQSKGKARHPTQRAQKSRNKASGPVISSWDWLDISSVNNLADVHSLYVGGPPLRKEPRELFVKGSMKDIRENFQDLMQYCAQDVWATYEVFQQQLPLFMERCPHPVTLAGMLEMGVSYLPVNQNWERYVAEAQSTYEELQREMKKSLMDLANDACQLLSGERYKEDPWLWDLEWDLQEFKQKKAKKVKRKEPASASKLPILGAGAAGDLEDQEDPGPPSEGEEFQQDAQARICLEQLKGTTELLPKRSQHLPGHPGWYRKLCPRLDDPTWTPGPSLLSLQMRVTPKLMALTWDGFPLHFSERHGWGYLVPGRRDNLAKVPAGTALAPAGVACPYRAIESLYRKHCLEQGKQQPEPQQAGLVEEFLFTDSSAVWQTVEELGCLEVETEARMENWEASVPGQPPALTAAGGPKASQPAYHHGDGPYNDVDVPGCWFFKLPHKDGGGCNVGSPFAKDFLPKMEDGTLQAGPGGASGPRALEINKMISFWRNAHKRISSQMVVWLPRAALPRAVTRHPDYDEEGRYGAILPQVVTAGTITRRAVEPTWLTASNARPDRVGSELKAMVQAPPGYVLVGADVDSQELWIAAVLGDAHFAGMHGCTAFGWMTLQGRKSRGTDLHSKTAATVGISREHAKVFNYGRIYGAGQPFAERLLMQFNHRLTRQEAAEKAQQMYAVTKGLRRYRLSDEGEWLVRELDLPVHRTEDGWVSLQDLRKIQREASRKSHWKKWEVVAERAWSGGTESGMFNKLESIATADAPCTPVLGCRISRALEPSAVRGEFMTSRVNWVVQSSAVDYLHLMLVAMKWLFEEFAIEGRFCISIHDEVRYLVREEDRYRAALALQITNLLTRCMFAYKLGLRDLPQSVAFFSAVDIDRCLRKEVTMDCKTPSNPTGMERRYGIPQGEALDIYQIIELTKGSLEKRSQPGP, encoded by the exons ATGAGCCGCTTGCTCTGGAAGAAGGTAGCCGGCGCCGCCGTCGGGCCAGGGCCAGTTCCAGCTCCGGGGCGCTGGGTCTCCAGctccggccccggccccggccccagcGACGGGCTGCCGCAGCCGCCGCAGCTGCAGGTGCCATCCTCCGAGGGCGGGCAGCTACGGCACAACCCATTGCACATCCAGATGCTCTCGAGAGGGCTCCACGAGCAAATCTTCGGGCACACCGGGGAGGAGCCCGGCGAGGCCGCGGTGCGCCGCAGCATCGAGCACCTGCAGAAGCACGGGCTCTGGGGGCAGTTGGCCACGCCCTTGCCAGACGTGGAGCTGCGCCTGCCGCCCCTCTATGGGGGCAGCCTGGACCAGCACTTCTCCCTCCTggcccagaagcagagcctgCCCTACCTGGAGGCGGCCAACTCGCTATTGCAGGCCCAGCTGCCCCCCCGGCCCCCGAGCTGGGCCTGGGCGGAGGGCTGGACCCGGTACGGCCCCGAGGGGGAGGCCGCACCCGTGGCCATCCCCGAGGAGCGGGCCCTGGTGTTCGACGTGGAGGTCTGCTTGGCAGAGGGAACTTGCCCCACATTGGCGGTGGCCATATCCCCCTCGGCCTG GTATTCCTGGTGCAGCCGGCGGCTGGTGGAAGAGCGTTACTCTTGGACCAGCCAGCTGTCGCCGGCTGACCTCATCCCTCTAGAGGTCCCCGCCAGCGCTGGCGACCCCACCCAGCGGGATTGGCAGGAACAGTTAGTGGTGGGGCACAACGTTTGCTTTGACCGCGCCCATATCAGGGAACAGTATCTGATCCAG GGCTCCCGCATGCGCTTCTTGGACACTCTGAGCATGCACATGGCCATCTCGGGGCTCAGCAGCTTCCAGCGCAGTCTGTGGGTGGCAGCCAAGCAGAGCAAGGGCAAGGCCCGGCACCCCACACAGCGAGCCCAGAAGTCCCGGAACAAAGCCAGCGGCCCAGTG ATCTCATCCTGGGACTGGCTGGACATCAGCAGTGTCAATAATCTGGCCGACGTGCACAGCCTGTACGTGGGGGGGCCTCCCTTGCGGAAGGAGCCACGAGAACTGTTCGTTAAGGGTAGCATGAAGGACATCCGGGAGAACTTCCAG GACCTGATGCAGTACTGTGCCCAGGACGTGTGGGCCACCTATGAGGTTTTCCAGCAGCAGCTACCGCTCTTCATGGAGAG GTGTCCTCACCCGGTGACTCTGGCTGGCATGCTGGAGATGGGTGTCTCCTACCTGCCTGTCAACCAGAACTGGGAGCGTTACGTGGCGGAGGCACAGAGCACCTACGAGGAGCTCCAGCGGGAGATGAAGAAGTCACTGATGGATCTGGCCAATGATGCCTGCCAGCTGCTCTCAGGAGAGAG GTACAAAGAAGACCCCTGGCTCTGGGACCTGGAGTGGGACCTGCAAGAGTTTAAGCAGAAGAAGGCAAAGAAGGTGAAGAGGAAGGAGCCAGCCTCAGCCAGCAAATTGCCCATCCTGGGGGCTGGGGCCGCTGGGGACCTCGAGGATCAGGAAg ACCCCGGCCCCCCCAGTGAGGGGGAGGAGTTTCAGCAAGATGCCCAGGCCCGCATCTGCTTGGAGCAGCTGAAGGGGACCACAGAGCTCCTGCCCAAGCGGTCTCAGCACCTTCCTGGACACCCCGG GTGGTACCGGAAGCTCTGTCCTCGGCTAGATGACCCCACGTGGACCCCCGGCCCCAGCCTCCTCAGCCTGCAGATGCGGGTCACACCCAAACTCATGGCGCTGACCTGGGATGGCTTCCCCCTGCACTTCTCCGAGAGGCACGGCTGGGGATACCTGGTACCCGGGCGGCGGGACAACCTGGCCAAAGTGCCAGCAGGCACTGCCCTCGCACCAGCTGGGGTGGCCTGTCCCTATAG AGCCATCGAGTCCCTGTACAGGAAGCACTGTCTTGAACAGGGGAAGCAGCAGCCCGAGCCCCAGCAGGCGGGCCTGGTGGAGGAGTTCCTGTTCACGGACAGCAGCGCCGTGTGGCAGACG GTGGAAGAACTGGGCTGCTTAGAAGTGGAGACTGAGGCCAGGATGGAGAACTGGGAAGCATCAGTTCCAGGTCAACCCCCAGCTTTG ACTGCTGCTGGTGGCCCCAAAGCCAGCCAACCAGCCTATCACCATGGCGACGGACCTTACAATGATGTGGATGTCCCCGGCTGCTGGTTCTTCAAGCTGCCTCACAAG GATGGTGGTGGTTGCAATGTGGGCAGCCCCTTTGCCAAGGACTTCTTGCCCAAGATGGAGGACGGCACTCTGCAGGCTGGCCCAGGAGGTGCCAGTGGGCCCCGTGCCTTGGAAATCAACAAAATGATTTCTTTCTGGAGGAATGCCCATAAGCGTATCAG CTCCCAGATGGTGGTGTGGCTGCCCCGAGCAGCTCTGCCCCGTGCTGTGACCAG gcacccAGACTACGATGAGGAAGGCCGCTATGGGGCCATCTTGCCCCAGGTGGTGACTGCCGGCACCATCACCCGCCGGGCTGTGGAGCCCACGTGGCTCACTGCCAGCAACGCCCGG CCTGACCGAGTAGGCAGTGAGTTGAAGGCCATGGTGCAGGCCCCACCTGGCTACGTGCTCGTGGGTGCTGACGTGGACTCACAGGAGCTGTGGATCGCAGCTGTGCTTGGAGATGCCCACTTTGCCGGCATGCATG GCTGCACAGCCTTTGGGTGGATGACACTGCAGGGGAGGAAGAGCAGGGGCACCGACCTGCACAGTAAAACAGCTGCCACAGTGGGCATCAGTCGGGAGCACGCCAAGGTCTTCAACTATGGCCGCATCTATGGGGCCGGGCAGCCCTTTGCTGAGCGCCTGCTAATGCAGTTCAACCATCGGCTCACAAGGCAGGAGGCAGCCGAGAAGGCCCAGCAGATGTATGCCGTCACCAAGGGCCTCCGCCG GTATCGGCTCTCGGATGAGGGCGAGTGGCTGGTGAGAGAGTTGGACCTCCCTGTGCACAGAACCGAGGATGGCTGGGTTTCCCTGCAGGATCTCCGCAAGATCCAGAGAGAAGCCTCAAGGAA ATCGCACTGGAAGAAGTGGGAGGTGGTCGCTGAAAGAGCGTGGAGTGGGGGCACAGAGTCAGGGATGTTCAACAAGCTGGAGAGCATCGCCACAGCGGACGCCCCTTGTACGCCGGTGCTGGGGTGCCGCATCAGCCGAGCCCTGGAGCCCTCAGCTGTCCGGGGAGAG TTCATGACCAGCCGCGTGAACTGGGTGGTACAGAGCTCTGCTGTGGACTACTTACACCTCATGCTTGTGGCCATGAAGTGGCTGTTTGAGGAGTTCGCCATTGAAGGGCGCTTCTGCATCAGCATCCACGATGAGGTCCGCTACCTGGTGCGGGAGGAGGACCGCTACCGTGCCGCCCTGGCCCTGCAGATCACCAACCTCCTAACCAG GTGCATGTTCGCCTACAAGCTGGGCCTGCGTGACTTGCCACAGTCAGTCGCCTTTTTCAGTGCAGTCGATATTGACCGGTGCCTCAGAAAGGAAGTGACCATGGATTGTAAAACCCCTTCCAACCCAACAGGGATGGAAAGAAGATACGGGATTCCCCAGG GGGAAGCGCTGGATATTTACCAGATAATTGAACTCACCAAAGGCTCCTTGGAAAAACGAAGCCAGCCTGGACCATAG
- the POLG gene encoding DNA polymerase subunit gamma-1 isoform X1: MSRLLWKKVAGAAVGPGPVPAPGRWVSSSGPGPGPSDGLPQPPQLQVPSSEGGQLRHNPLHIQMLSRGLHEQIFGHTGEEPGEAAVRRSIEHLQKHGLWGQLATPLPDVELRLPPLYGGSLDQHFSLLAQKQSLPYLEAANSLLQAQLPPRPPSWAWAEGWTRYGPEGEAAPVAIPEERALVFDVEVCLAEGTCPTLAVAISPSAWYSWCSRRLVEERYSWTSQLSPADLIPLEVPASAGDPTQRDWQEQLVVGHNVCFDRAHIREQYLIQGSRMRFLDTLSMHMAISGLSSFQRSLWVAAKQSKGKARHPTQRAQKSRNKASGPVISSWDWLDISSVNNLADVHSLYVGGPPLRKEPRELFVKGSMKDIRENFQDLMQYCAQDVWATYEVFQQQLPLFMERCPHPVTLAGMLEMGVSYLPVNQNWERYVAEAQSTYEELQREMKKSLMDLANDACQLLSGERYKEDPWLWDLEWDLQEFKQKKAKKVKRKEPASASKLPILGAGAAGDLEDQEDPGPPSEGEEFQQDAQARICLEQLKGTTELLPKRSQHLPGHPGWYRKLCPRLDDPTWTPGPSLLSLQMRVTPKLMALTWDGFPLHFSERHGWGYLVPGRRDNLAKVPAGTALAPAGVACPYRAIESLYRKHCLEQGKQQPEPQQAGLVEEFLFTDSSAVWQTVEELGCLEVETEARMENWEASVPGQPPALTAAGGPKASQPAYHHGDGPYNDVDVPGCWFFKLPHKASTRGVLERILTDKVVAVLRGKPHACACGVCCSQGCLPTALLEDGGGCNVGSPFAKDFLPKMEDGTLQAGPGGASGPRALEINKMISFWRNAHKRISSQMVVWLPRAALPRAVTRHPDYDEEGRYGAILPQVVTAGTITRRAVEPTWLTASNARPDRVGSELKAMVQAPPGYVLVGADVDSQELWIAAVLGDAHFAGMHGCTAFGWMTLQGRKSRGTDLHSKTAATVGISREHAKVFNYGRIYGAGQPFAERLLMQFNHRLTRQEAAEKAQQMYAVTKGLRRYRLSDEGEWLVRELDLPVHRTEDGWVSLQDLRKIQREASRKSHWKKWEVVAERAWSGGTESGMFNKLESIATADAPCTPVLGCRISRALEPSAVRGEFMTSRVNWVVQSSAVDYLHLMLVAMKWLFEEFAIEGRFCISIHDEVRYLVREEDRYRAALALQITNLLTRCMFAYKLGLRDLPQSVAFFSAVDIDRCLRKEVTMDCKTPSNPTGMERRYGIPQGEALDIYQIIELTKGSLEKRSQPGP; the protein is encoded by the exons ATGAGCCGCTTGCTCTGGAAGAAGGTAGCCGGCGCCGCCGTCGGGCCAGGGCCAGTTCCAGCTCCGGGGCGCTGGGTCTCCAGctccggccccggccccggccccagcGACGGGCTGCCGCAGCCGCCGCAGCTGCAGGTGCCATCCTCCGAGGGCGGGCAGCTACGGCACAACCCATTGCACATCCAGATGCTCTCGAGAGGGCTCCACGAGCAAATCTTCGGGCACACCGGGGAGGAGCCCGGCGAGGCCGCGGTGCGCCGCAGCATCGAGCACCTGCAGAAGCACGGGCTCTGGGGGCAGTTGGCCACGCCCTTGCCAGACGTGGAGCTGCGCCTGCCGCCCCTCTATGGGGGCAGCCTGGACCAGCACTTCTCCCTCCTggcccagaagcagagcctgCCCTACCTGGAGGCGGCCAACTCGCTATTGCAGGCCCAGCTGCCCCCCCGGCCCCCGAGCTGGGCCTGGGCGGAGGGCTGGACCCGGTACGGCCCCGAGGGGGAGGCCGCACCCGTGGCCATCCCCGAGGAGCGGGCCCTGGTGTTCGACGTGGAGGTCTGCTTGGCAGAGGGAACTTGCCCCACATTGGCGGTGGCCATATCCCCCTCGGCCTG GTATTCCTGGTGCAGCCGGCGGCTGGTGGAAGAGCGTTACTCTTGGACCAGCCAGCTGTCGCCGGCTGACCTCATCCCTCTAGAGGTCCCCGCCAGCGCTGGCGACCCCACCCAGCGGGATTGGCAGGAACAGTTAGTGGTGGGGCACAACGTTTGCTTTGACCGCGCCCATATCAGGGAACAGTATCTGATCCAG GGCTCCCGCATGCGCTTCTTGGACACTCTGAGCATGCACATGGCCATCTCGGGGCTCAGCAGCTTCCAGCGCAGTCTGTGGGTGGCAGCCAAGCAGAGCAAGGGCAAGGCCCGGCACCCCACACAGCGAGCCCAGAAGTCCCGGAACAAAGCCAGCGGCCCAGTG ATCTCATCCTGGGACTGGCTGGACATCAGCAGTGTCAATAATCTGGCCGACGTGCACAGCCTGTACGTGGGGGGGCCTCCCTTGCGGAAGGAGCCACGAGAACTGTTCGTTAAGGGTAGCATGAAGGACATCCGGGAGAACTTCCAG GACCTGATGCAGTACTGTGCCCAGGACGTGTGGGCCACCTATGAGGTTTTCCAGCAGCAGCTACCGCTCTTCATGGAGAG GTGTCCTCACCCGGTGACTCTGGCTGGCATGCTGGAGATGGGTGTCTCCTACCTGCCTGTCAACCAGAACTGGGAGCGTTACGTGGCGGAGGCACAGAGCACCTACGAGGAGCTCCAGCGGGAGATGAAGAAGTCACTGATGGATCTGGCCAATGATGCCTGCCAGCTGCTCTCAGGAGAGAG GTACAAAGAAGACCCCTGGCTCTGGGACCTGGAGTGGGACCTGCAAGAGTTTAAGCAGAAGAAGGCAAAGAAGGTGAAGAGGAAGGAGCCAGCCTCAGCCAGCAAATTGCCCATCCTGGGGGCTGGGGCCGCTGGGGACCTCGAGGATCAGGAAg ACCCCGGCCCCCCCAGTGAGGGGGAGGAGTTTCAGCAAGATGCCCAGGCCCGCATCTGCTTGGAGCAGCTGAAGGGGACCACAGAGCTCCTGCCCAAGCGGTCTCAGCACCTTCCTGGACACCCCGG GTGGTACCGGAAGCTCTGTCCTCGGCTAGATGACCCCACGTGGACCCCCGGCCCCAGCCTCCTCAGCCTGCAGATGCGGGTCACACCCAAACTCATGGCGCTGACCTGGGATGGCTTCCCCCTGCACTTCTCCGAGAGGCACGGCTGGGGATACCTGGTACCCGGGCGGCGGGACAACCTGGCCAAAGTGCCAGCAGGCACTGCCCTCGCACCAGCTGGGGTGGCCTGTCCCTATAG AGCCATCGAGTCCCTGTACAGGAAGCACTGTCTTGAACAGGGGAAGCAGCAGCCCGAGCCCCAGCAGGCGGGCCTGGTGGAGGAGTTCCTGTTCACGGACAGCAGCGCCGTGTGGCAGACG GTGGAAGAACTGGGCTGCTTAGAAGTGGAGACTGAGGCCAGGATGGAGAACTGGGAAGCATCAGTTCCAGGTCAACCCCCAGCTTTG ACTGCTGCTGGTGGCCCCAAAGCCAGCCAACCAGCCTATCACCATGGCGACGGACCTTACAATGATGTGGATGTCCCCGGCTGCTGGTTCTTCAAGCTGCCTCACAAG gcatccactcgGGGGGTCTTGGAACGTATCCTGACAGATAAGGTGGTTGCTGTATTGCGAGGGAAGCCACATGCCTGTGCGTGTGGGGTGTGTTGCAGTCAAGGATGTCTCCCGACGGCTCTGCTCGAG GATGGTGGTGGTTGCAATGTGGGCAGCCCCTTTGCCAAGGACTTCTTGCCCAAGATGGAGGACGGCACTCTGCAGGCTGGCCCAGGAGGTGCCAGTGGGCCCCGTGCCTTGGAAATCAACAAAATGATTTCTTTCTGGAGGAATGCCCATAAGCGTATCAG CTCCCAGATGGTGGTGTGGCTGCCCCGAGCAGCTCTGCCCCGTGCTGTGACCAG gcacccAGACTACGATGAGGAAGGCCGCTATGGGGCCATCTTGCCCCAGGTGGTGACTGCCGGCACCATCACCCGCCGGGCTGTGGAGCCCACGTGGCTCACTGCCAGCAACGCCCGG CCTGACCGAGTAGGCAGTGAGTTGAAGGCCATGGTGCAGGCCCCACCTGGCTACGTGCTCGTGGGTGCTGACGTGGACTCACAGGAGCTGTGGATCGCAGCTGTGCTTGGAGATGCCCACTTTGCCGGCATGCATG GCTGCACAGCCTTTGGGTGGATGACACTGCAGGGGAGGAAGAGCAGGGGCACCGACCTGCACAGTAAAACAGCTGCCACAGTGGGCATCAGTCGGGAGCACGCCAAGGTCTTCAACTATGGCCGCATCTATGGGGCCGGGCAGCCCTTTGCTGAGCGCCTGCTAATGCAGTTCAACCATCGGCTCACAAGGCAGGAGGCAGCCGAGAAGGCCCAGCAGATGTATGCCGTCACCAAGGGCCTCCGCCG GTATCGGCTCTCGGATGAGGGCGAGTGGCTGGTGAGAGAGTTGGACCTCCCTGTGCACAGAACCGAGGATGGCTGGGTTTCCCTGCAGGATCTCCGCAAGATCCAGAGAGAAGCCTCAAGGAA ATCGCACTGGAAGAAGTGGGAGGTGGTCGCTGAAAGAGCGTGGAGTGGGGGCACAGAGTCAGGGATGTTCAACAAGCTGGAGAGCATCGCCACAGCGGACGCCCCTTGTACGCCGGTGCTGGGGTGCCGCATCAGCCGAGCCCTGGAGCCCTCAGCTGTCCGGGGAGAG TTCATGACCAGCCGCGTGAACTGGGTGGTACAGAGCTCTGCTGTGGACTACTTACACCTCATGCTTGTGGCCATGAAGTGGCTGTTTGAGGAGTTCGCCATTGAAGGGCGCTTCTGCATCAGCATCCACGATGAGGTCCGCTACCTGGTGCGGGAGGAGGACCGCTACCGTGCCGCCCTGGCCCTGCAGATCACCAACCTCCTAACCAG GTGCATGTTCGCCTACAAGCTGGGCCTGCGTGACTTGCCACAGTCAGTCGCCTTTTTCAGTGCAGTCGATATTGACCGGTGCCTCAGAAAGGAAGTGACCATGGATTGTAAAACCCCTTCCAACCCAACAGGGATGGAAAGAAGATACGGGATTCCCCAGG GGGAAGCGCTGGATATTTACCAGATAATTGAACTCACCAAAGGCTCCTTGGAAAAACGAAGCCAGCCTGGACCATAG